Genomic DNA from Planctomycetia bacterium:
CGCATGGGATTGGGGTTGGGCTGGTAGACCGGATTCGGTCCGAGCGCGCAGCCGCTGGCGAAGATCACCACGAGCGCGGAAATACATTGCCAACGCACCATGCGAAACGGCATCCCAGACCGTAGGAATTTGGGGGCGGTAGTGTGACGAGGCGGCCGGATGGCCGCAATGGCAGATTGAGTGTCTTCTTAAGCCCAGGGAAGGCCCTCGAAGGCGTAGCGATCTCCAACGACTTCGATGGCCTTCCCTGGGCTTGGCGCAACGAAACGTAGTCCATCGCCGCAACCGCAGTCGGAGTCTTCCCTCAACCGAATTGACCTTCTGCCAATTCGCCGGATTTGCCATACTTCGCGCGGACTGGGTTCCGTCCGGTGGTGCGCCGGCGTGAATCCGGATTGCGCCATGGATGGCCCGATGATTCAGTACAGCATATTGCTTCCGCAACGCGACGCGGTGGAAACCGTGGCCTGCCGGCTGACGGAACTCTGCGCCGTCTTGGCCGGGATGGGCGAACCCTTCGAACTGCTGTGCATCGACGATCACTCCGGCCCGCCCCACCGGGCCTGGCTCAAGCAACTATTGCTGGATAACCCGTGCCTGCGCGTACTGGAATTGCGCGAAGCCCGCGGACTCGATGCGGCGCTGGCGGCCGGCATCCGCCACGCGCGCGGCGCTGCGGTCGTGGCGCTTGAGGCGAGCGACCGGTACGATTTCCGCGACTTGCCGCGACTTGCCGAACGTCTGGCCCGGGCCGACCTGGTCTGGGGCTGCCGGCGCGGGCATCGCTTCGCGCGCTGGTGGCGCACACTAAGTCATCTGCCGCGAACCATTTTCTCCGGCAGTCTCGTGCGCGATCCCGAGTGCGTGTTTTGGGCGGCTCGGCGGGAACTGTTCACGAACTTCGCCTTCACGACCGGCTGGCATCGCTGGTTGCCGGAACTGGCGAGCGAGCAGGGCTATCGCGTCGCGGAATTACACGTGGCGCATCGTTGGCACGCCCGCGGCCCGGCGATCGAAACCGATTCGGCCTGGTCGTCCCTCTGGCCGTTTGCAAAACCATCGACCGCCGCGCCAACAGGCGACGCCATCGAACTCTCCGCGGACGAGAGCGGGCAACACCGCTTCGAAATCATCCGCATCGATCCGCCCCAACCCCTCTCCGCGCCAGGCCCGACTCAACCCGAATCGCCGCGCGACCGCCACCGACTCACGTAGGCGGAGTCCTTTTGTAAGGATTCACCACGGAGAGCACGGAGGGAAGGAAATCGTTTTGAACCGCGGAGGCGCTGAGACGCAGAGAAGGAAGAGGGATTGAGAGAAGGGAGAATTGAGGGAGGCCGGACCGAGTGAATGTTGATTTTATTGAAGGCCTTCACATTCGATTTGCCATCACCTTTGCCTCCCACACTGAAAACTGAACACTGAAAACTTCACACTCCTTCTCCTCTCC
This window encodes:
- a CDS encoding glycosyltransferase, which codes for MDGPMIQYSILLPQRDAVETVACRLTELCAVLAGMGEPFELLCIDDHSGPPHRAWLKQLLLDNPCLRVLELREARGLDAALAAGIRHARGAAVVALEASDRYDFRDLPRLAERLARADLVWGCRRGHRFARWWRTLSHLPRTIFSGSLVRDPECVFWAARRELFTNFAFTTGWHRWLPELASEQGYRVAELHVAHRWHARGPAIETDSAWSSLWPFAKPSTAAPTGDAIELSADESGQHRFEIIRIDPPQPLSAPGPTQPESPRDRHRLT